The Kribbella shirazensis genomic interval CCCAGCCCTGAACAAGCACCGCCCGCGGCGGCCGGTGTGGTTGCTGGGTGGTTGCTGGCGTGGGCCCACGGATTGCCCACAAAATAAGGGGATTTCGGCTCGGAAACCGAGGGCGCGGGCGGCTACCGTCGGTGCATGGAACTCCTGGACGAGCGGCCGGTGTGGTCGATGAGTGGCAGCGAACTGCTGTCCACTCTCGACTCACTGGAGGTTGAGGCCGCCCGCCGGGAGTCGTACCGGCTGAAGGTTGTCGCCGCGATCGAGTCCACCGGGTACGCCGCTGAGCTCGGAGCCCGGGACACCGCGGAGCTGATGCGTGTCCGGTACCGCTTGGACGCACCGGTCGCGCGGCGGAGGCTACGGCTTGCCCAGGCGCTGACGAAGTACCCAGCCGTGTCCGCCGCTCTCGACGACACCGCCTCCACCCCGGCGCCCGAGGACGCCGATGACGCCGAGGACGTCGATGACGCATGGTTGCTGCGGCCGGCGCAGGCGGAGGCGATCGTGTCCGCGCTGGACCGGGTGCCGTCACACGTGCCGATCGCCGATCGCGACGCCGCTGAGCAGCAACTCGTGAAGCTCGCCGGGCACCTGTCCCCCGGCGAATTGCGTCAGGCCGGTAACCGGATGCGGGACATCCTCGACACCGACGGCCCCGAGCCAGAGGAACACAAGGCGTACGCGCGCGAATCGCTCACCCTCGCCGCCGCTGACCGCGGAGTGAAGTTCCGCGGCTACCTCGCCAACGAGAACGCCGAGCTCCTCCGCGCCCTGATCCACGCCGGCGCCCGCCCCCACAAGACGATCGACGGCGAGCACGACCCCCGCTCCCGCGAAAAGCGCCAAGCCGACGCCCTGACCAACATCCTCGGCATCGCCGCCGCAGCCGCCGACACCACACCCCCTGCAACACCAGCCCCCACACCACCCAAGCCCACACCCGCCGAACCAGCCGGTGCAGGCGTAGGCGGTGCAGGCGCAGGCGGTGCAGGCGGTGCAGGCGCAGGTGTTTCAGGCGCAGGTGTTGCAGGCGCAGGTGTTGCAGGCGCAGGTGTTGCAGGCGCAGGTGTTGCAGGCGCAGGTGTTGCAGGCGCAGGTGTTGCAGGCGCAGGTGTTGCAGGCGCAGGTGTTGCAGGCGCAGCCGGACCAGACGCTGCAGGCGTAGGTGGCGCCGGAGCCGCCGGAGGACGCAGTGCAAACGCAGCCGGAGCAGGAGTAGCCGGAGCCGGTGCGGCTGTGGGAGCGGGTGGAGCATCGTCTGCGGAGGTGGTGCCGGGGTTCGGGGCCAAGGCGCAGGTGACGGTGACCATCGACTTCCAGGACCTGAAGGCGGCGACCGCGAACGCGAGCGGGCAGCTGGTGTACGGCGACGGACTGTCCGCCGCCACAGTCCGGCGACTGGCCTGCGACGCCAGGATCATCCCGCTCGTCCTCGGCACGAACTCCGAGCCCCTCGACGTCGGCCGCAGCGAACGCCTGGTGACCCGCGCGATGCGTCGCGCGCTCAACGCCCGCGACCGCGGCTGTGTGATCTGCGGCGCGCCTCCGATCATGTGCGACGCACATCATCTGCAGTCCTGGATCGACGGCGGCGAAACCAAGGTCTCCAACCTCGTGCTCTTGTGCCGGCGCCACCACGTCGACCTGCACCGCGGCCAATGGACTGTCACCATCGTCGACGGCACCGTCCACGTCGCCCGCCCAACCTGGGCAGAGCCACCACCCGCACACCGCAGCCCCCGACGGCGAACCGACCACACCCCCGACTCCCCGCCCGACACCACCACACAACCCGGCGCGGACATGCCAATAGCTCCAGCACACGCGCACGGCACACTCACGCCCACCGCGGACACGCCAACAGCATCAGCACACGCCGACGGCACAGTCACGCCCGCTGACGTGGCAACCGCGCCAGCACACGCCGACGGCACAGCCACGCCCGCTGCGGCCTCACCGGCCGGACTGCTGACCAGTCTGGTCGCCGGCGATCCAGTCGTGCCCAGCACTCGCCAATCTCGATGGAAGGCCGACGAGGCAACCCTCCAGCAAGCCGCAGCCTTCGCACTAGCCAGCGCACCCTCCGGATGAGCGTTGGGGCGGTACTTCGTGTATCAGGCGAGGGCGGAGCCGACCTTGTCCTTGGCCCAGGTGGTGTTCTAGTCGGTCCAGCCAATACCCGGCTCCATGTGGCGGGTTCCGCCGGCGACGATGACCGGGGCGCCGCGGAGCGTCTGGTTGTAATACCACTGGGCGTCCTTGAGGCTCATGCGACGCAGCCGTGGCTGACGTTCTCGCTGCCATGGCTGCCGGACGACCACGGGGCGCCGCGGAGTCGCCGGTGCCACCGTCGTACACATCCCCGAGGCAACCCACCGCTCTCTGCCAAACCTTCACTCCGAAGAACTCACCGCAGTACTCCTCGAACTGACGCGACACACCGCGACCGATGCGGTCCAGACCGCCACTAGTCGACGATTGACAGGTGGCAAAGTGCAGGTGGGTCATGGAGAACGGCCGGCTCTGCAAGAATCCGGTCACGCAGGAGGGCATGCGCTGCTGGCGCCATAAGCGCATGCGCGCCCCCAGCCCGCGAACCTCCAGGCGACAGCCTTCTGCCACCGCGAGGACCCGGTCCGCCGGCCGCAAGAGTGCCGCACGCAAACGATCAGCGCCACAGCGACGTCGACCCGCCGAGAAGAGCTCCAGCCGAGCACCCGATCGTTCCTACCGCAGCCTGTCCGCCGCACAACGAAGGCGAGTCGACAGCGCCGTCGAACTGTGTGCTGAGGTCGTGACGAGCAGCTGGCAAGAGGCAGTCACCGACCGCGCAGCCGAGTACGCATCGTCGGCGACCCTGCGGAAGCTTGCTCGCTCCCGGCGTCGGCGCCACTGCAAGTCGCTCGCGGAGGTGGCGAAGTTCATCCTTGCCGCGAAGGACAAGTCGCACGAGCTCTTGGGATGGCTCGGTGGTGGCGTGCTTGGGCTGTTCGGGCTGAGCGGGCTAGCGAAGCGGTTCGCTCGGGAGCTGATCGAGCGCATCCCGCTGCCATTCGATGCAAAGGCCGTTGCGGCGGCTCGTGGCGTGCAGCTGACCGGTATCCTGCTCTGCCTCCTGAACTCCGAGGACCTTCGCCGTTGTCAGTGTTTTATCGACCTCGCCCTGGAACA includes:
- a CDS encoding HNH endonuclease signature motif containing protein, whose protein sequence is MRRALNARDRGCVICGAPPIMCDAHHLQSWIDGGETKVSNLVLLCRRHHVDLHRGQWTVTIVDGTVHVARPTWAEPPPAHRSPRRRTDHTPDSPPDTTTQPGADMPIAPAHAHGTLTPTADTPTASAHADGTVTPADVATAPAHADGTATPAAASPAGLLTSLVAGDPVVPSTRQSRWKADEATLQQAAAFALASAPSG